A single genomic interval of Labrys wisconsinensis harbors:
- a CDS encoding DNA translocase FtsK, producing GYNRAASLVERMEKEGLVGPANHAGKREILSYSRDRIIHVGGPDMEDEDA from the coding sequence GGCTACAACCGCGCCGCCTCCCTGGTCGAGCGCATGGAGAAGGAGGGCCTCGTCGGCCCGGCCAACCATGCCGGCAAGCGCGAGATCCTCTCCTATAGCCGCGACCGCATCATCCATGTCGGCGGCCCGGACATGGAGGACGAGGACGCCTGA